A stretch of the Actinomyces qiguomingii genome encodes the following:
- a CDS encoding carbohydrate ABC transporter permease yields MSASRTTAPTRDVGARSSRSSAARKEARTAWLMSSPALLLLLLFLGIPIVLTFALSFTNARLISPNPPAFIGLNNFIRAFSSDPTFIRSLTNTAFFALVVVPCQSGLALALAILVNQKVRGVTAFRTMIFMPVVTSMVVVSILWSFFYEKDGLFNSILNTLTGGGWTAVAWLNNPGTAMPAIILLSIWQAVGLHMIIWLSGLQGIDPALYEAAALDGVNGWQRFRYVTWPGLHSTMVFILVTITIAALGLFVQVDVMTSGGPQDATSTLVYHAVRKGYREQDMGYGSAISLIFFIAVLVISLIQRRLTREDD; encoded by the coding sequence ATGTCTGCTTCAAGAACCACTGCACCAACTCGGGACGTGGGGGCGCGCAGTAGCCGCTCATCGGCTGCGCGCAAGGAGGCCCGCACCGCCTGGCTGATGTCATCGCCGGCCCTGCTGCTGCTTCTGCTGTTCCTGGGCATTCCAATCGTGCTGACCTTCGCCCTCAGTTTCACCAACGCGCGGCTGATTTCCCCCAACCCGCCCGCGTTCATCGGGCTGAACAACTTCATCCGCGCCTTCAGCAGCGACCCGACCTTCATCCGCTCACTGACCAATACGGCCTTCTTCGCGCTCGTCGTCGTCCCCTGCCAGTCCGGGCTCGCGCTGGCGCTGGCGATCCTGGTCAATCAGAAGGTGAGGGGAGTAACCGCCTTCCGGACCATGATTTTCATGCCGGTGGTCACCTCGATGGTGGTCGTGTCCATCCTGTGGAGCTTCTTCTACGAGAAGGACGGCCTGTTCAACTCGATCCTCAACACCCTCACCGGTGGCGGCTGGACAGCCGTCGCCTGGTTGAACAATCCCGGCACGGCCATGCCGGCTATCATCCTGCTGTCCATCTGGCAGGCGGTCGGATTGCACATGATCATCTGGCTGTCCGGGCTGCAGGGCATCGACCCGGCGCTGTATGAGGCGGCCGCGCTGGACGGTGTCAACGGTTGGCAGCGCTTTCGCTACGTGACCTGGCCCGGCCTGCACTCCACCATGGTGTTCATCCTGGTGACCATAACCATCGCCGCCCTGGGCCTGTTCGTCCAGGTGGATGTGATGACCTCCGGCGGTCCGCAGGATGCCACCTCCACGCTGGTCTACCACGCCGTGCGCAAGGGCTACCGGGAACAGGACATGGGTTACGGCAGCGCGATCTCGCTGATCTTCTTCATAGCCGTTCTGGTGATCAGCCTCATCCAGCGGCGCCTGACCAGGGAGGATGACTGA